A region from the Papaver somniferum cultivar HN1 unplaced genomic scaffold, ASM357369v1 unplaced-scaffold_125, whole genome shotgun sequence genome encodes:
- the LOC113331601 gene encoding uncharacterized protein LOC113331601, with amino-acid sequence MEILIHMFLEISIMEHMMELQTSFAGTILGAKGIPSVAEDKEQAEAMAALEAVKMAKKKKMQITNLQLQGDCLNVVNTLKGRVGSIKWTNNAIIRDCLELLKFSNKWDVSYISRATNSVADVLSKNVSSSTSIIRWEEMIPS; translated from the exons ATGGAGATTTTGATACACATGTTCTTGGAAATCTCAATAATGGAACACATGATGGAACTGCAAACAAG TTTTGCAG GTACAATCCTTGGAGCAAAGGGTATCCCATCAGTAGCAGAGGATAAAGAGCAGGCAGAAGCAATGGCGGCATTGGAGGCAgttaaaatggcaaaaaaaaaaaaaatgcaaatcACAAACCTGCAGTTGCAAGGAGATTGTCTTAATGTTGTTAACACTTTAAAAGGGAGAGTTGGGTCCATCAAATGGACAAACAATGCAATTATAAGGGATTGTTTAGAATTGCTTAAATTTTCTAACAAGTGGGATGTGTCTTATATTTCCAGAGCCACAAATAGTGTGGCTGATGTACTTTCCAAAAATGTAAGTAGTAGTACTAGTATAATCAGATGGGAAGAAATGATTCCCAGTTGA